One window of Cryptobacterium curtum DSM 15641 genomic DNA carries:
- the argS gene encoding arginine--tRNA ligase, giving the protein MQIREQLEQLVNGAIRSAIEDESLALTEAPEAALERPRDLANGDWASTVALRSAKLAHTNPRQIAQAIVDHIPANNLIDSVDIAGAGFINIKLAPTAFQSVVAQVRQDGVDFGKSTIEEGYTNVNIEYVSANPTGPFHVGHGRWAALGDATARVMRHAGYTVYEENYINDHGSQMDNFGESVAVRYQQLLGRDVEMPESCYAGGYVKDIAQSIIDTDGDKWLDADPDERRVNFRERAYQFELAEQHRICDAFGTTFDKWFSERSLYVKDADGKSQVDRAIDAMREKGYIYESDGAVWFKSTEFGDDKDRVVMKSNGETTYFTSDVAYHYDKMQRGFEHLIDLWGADHHGYVARCEAMLAAWGYPGALEVMLGQLVNLFRDGKPVRMSKRTGEMVTFEEVIDEVGVDSTRWMMLSRSSDQTIDFDIEVAKKRDASNPVYYVQYAHARICSILRKAAPADLAAKAESGEISMNELAHAIIPAHADLTGLTHPSEIDLMRKMDGLQDLVASAARDRAAFRLTHYSQDLAGLFHAFYGNCHVITEDESLQNARLALIDATRIVLEISLGLLGISAPTKM; this is encoded by the coding sequence ATGCAAATTCGCGAACAACTTGAACAACTCGTCAACGGAGCTATTCGCTCCGCTATTGAAGACGAGAGCCTTGCCCTTACTGAAGCACCCGAAGCTGCATTGGAGCGACCGCGCGACCTTGCAAACGGCGACTGGGCTTCTACGGTTGCCCTGCGAAGCGCAAAGCTCGCACACACGAATCCACGTCAGATTGCTCAGGCGATCGTTGATCATATACCCGCAAATAATTTAATCGATTCGGTTGACATTGCTGGTGCTGGGTTTATTAACATCAAGTTGGCTCCTACGGCTTTTCAGTCGGTAGTTGCTCAGGTGCGCCAAGATGGTGTCGACTTTGGAAAGAGCACGATTGAAGAAGGCTATACAAATGTCAACATCGAGTATGTCTCCGCAAACCCAACGGGGCCTTTCCATGTCGGTCATGGCCGCTGGGCAGCGCTCGGTGATGCAACGGCACGTGTTATGCGCCATGCCGGATATACCGTCTACGAAGAAAACTATATTAACGACCATGGCAGCCAGATGGATAATTTTGGCGAGTCGGTAGCAGTTCGCTATCAGCAGCTGCTCGGTCGCGATGTTGAAATGCCTGAATCTTGCTATGCAGGTGGTTATGTCAAAGATATCGCACAGTCAATCATCGATACAGATGGTGATAAATGGCTTGATGCCGATCCTGACGAGCGTCGCGTTAACTTCCGTGAGCGTGCGTATCAGTTTGAGCTTGCCGAGCAGCATCGTATTTGCGATGCCTTTGGTACCACTTTTGATAAGTGGTTTTCCGAACGTTCACTTTACGTGAAAGATGCTGATGGCAAAAGCCAGGTCGATCGAGCTATCGATGCGATGCGCGAAAAGGGCTATATCTACGAATCTGATGGTGCTGTGTGGTTTAAGAGCACGGAATTTGGCGACGACAAAGACCGCGTTGTTATGAAGAGTAACGGTGAAACCACGTACTTCACCAGCGATGTTGCGTATCACTACGACAAGATGCAGCGTGGTTTCGAGCATCTTATCGATCTATGGGGTGCCGACCATCATGGATATGTTGCTCGCTGCGAAGCTATGCTGGCTGCCTGGGGCTATCCTGGCGCACTTGAAGTGATGCTTGGCCAGCTAGTTAACTTGTTCCGCGACGGTAAGCCCGTTCGTATGAGCAAGCGTACCGGTGAAATGGTTACCTTCGAAGAGGTTATTGACGAGGTAGGTGTCGATTCCACCCGTTGGATGATGCTTTCTCGTAGCTCTGATCAGACCATCGATTTCGATATCGAAGTTGCCAAGAAACGCGATGCGTCAAACCCCGTTTATTATGTGCAGTACGCTCATGCGCGCATTTGCTCGATCTTGCGCAAGGCGGCGCCGGCTGATCTTGCTGCGAAGGCTGAATCGGGTGAGATTTCGATGAATGAATTGGCACATGCCATTATTCCTGCTCATGCTGATTTAACAGGGCTGACACATCCATCGGAAATCGATCTGATGCGTAAGATGGATGGTCTGCAGGATCTTGTCGCAAGTGCTGCGCGTGATCGGGCGGCGTTCCGGTTAACGCACTACAGCCAAGATCTTGCTGGCTTGTTCCATGCGTTCTATGGCAACTGCCACGTTATTACGGAAGATGAAAGCCTTCAGAATGCACGTCTTGCATTGATTGATGCCACGCGTATCGTACTTGAAATATCGCTTGGCTTGCTCGGTATTTCAGCACCGACGAAGATGTAA
- the arcC gene encoding carbamate kinase, protein MPYQKGKGPSVVIALGGNALGNTPEEQLELVKNTASHIVDMVGDGVNTIITHGNGPQVGMINNAFDAASKDAANKVPPMPFPECGAMSQGYIGYHLSQAILNELKNRGIQRSTANLVTQTVVDSSDPAFQNPTKPVGAFMTEEEAKDMAAKTGCTVKEDAGRGWRRVVASPIPQRIVEFDAVKDLMDEGYIVVSTGGGGIPVFEVNGGYQGVPAVIDKDNSASMLASDFKADMLVILTAVEKVCINFSKPDQEALSHMTVAEAEEYIKQGQFAPGSMLPKVQACINYVRKYPQGKALITSLECAAAGLRGETGTVITLD, encoded by the coding sequence ATGCCATATCAGAAAGGCAAAGGTCCAAGCGTAGTCATCGCATTGGGTGGTAACGCCCTCGGCAACACTCCCGAAGAGCAGCTTGAGCTTGTTAAAAATACCGCCAGTCATATTGTTGATATGGTTGGCGACGGAGTAAACACCATCATCACCCATGGCAATGGTCCTCAGGTTGGCATGATTAACAATGCCTTTGATGCGGCATCGAAAGATGCGGCAAACAAGGTACCGCCCATGCCCTTCCCAGAGTGCGGTGCGATGAGTCAGGGCTATATTGGTTACCATCTGTCTCAGGCTATTTTGAACGAGCTGAAAAATCGTGGTATCCAACGCTCAACAGCAAATCTAGTCACACAAACAGTGGTTGATTCTTCCGATCCGGCATTTCAGAATCCAACAAAGCCAGTTGGCGCCTTTATGACCGAAGAAGAGGCCAAAGACATGGCTGCTAAGACAGGCTGCACCGTGAAAGAAGATGCTGGTCGCGGCTGGCGTCGTGTTGTGGCAAGCCCTATTCCACAGCGCATTGTTGAATTTGATGCGGTCAAGGACCTCATGGATGAAGGCTATATTGTCGTTTCCACTGGCGGTGGCGGCATTCCCGTCTTTGAAGTAAATGGCGGATATCAGGGTGTTCCGGCTGTTATTGACAAGGATAACTCTGCTTCTATGCTCGCAAGCGACTTCAAAGCTGACATGCTTGTTATCTTAACGGCGGTCGAAAAGGTTTGCATTAACTTTAGCAAGCCCGATCAAGAAGCACTTTCGCACATGACGGTTGCTGAGGCTGAAGAGTACATCAAGCAGGGTCAATTTGCCCCTGGATCGATGCTTCCGAAAGTGCAGGCGTGCATCAACTATGTGCGCAAGTATCCACAGGGCAAGGCTCTTATTACAAGCCTTGAATGCGCTGCTGCTGGTTTGCGTGGTGAAACCGGTACGGTTATTACGCTCGACTAG
- the argF gene encoding ornithine carbamoyltransferase, whose product MPTSLSGRDFLKLLDFSTSEIKYLLKLSREFKNLKLTGTPHRYLEGKNIVLLFQKTSTRTRCAFEVGALDLGMGVTYLDPGSSQMGKKESIEDTARVLERFYDGIEFRGFAQKDVQDLADNATVPVWNGLTTEWHPTQMLADILTIQEEFGDDIAGRTLVFMGDAKNNVARSLMVVCAKLGLNFVACGPKDCMPGDDVVEACKPIAADNGCTIKLTSDVREGVTGADVIYTDVWVSMGEPDEVWASRIKELEAYRVTRDVMALAKPEAIFLHCLPAFHDTNTTIGAEKAKQFGITEMEVTDEVFEGKQSRVFDEAENRMHTIKAVMYATLS is encoded by the coding sequence ATGCCTACGAGCCTCTCTGGACGCGATTTCCTGAAGCTGCTTGATTTCTCAACGTCTGAGATCAAGTATCTGCTGAAGCTTTCTCGCGAGTTCAAGAACCTGAAGCTAACGGGTACTCCGCATCGCTATCTTGAAGGCAAGAATATCGTTCTGCTTTTCCAGAAGACTTCTACCCGTACACGCTGTGCTTTCGAAGTAGGTGCCCTTGACCTTGGCATGGGTGTGACCTATCTCGATCCGGGCAGCTCGCAGATGGGCAAGAAAGAGTCTATTGAAGACACCGCCCGCGTGCTCGAGCGTTTCTATGATGGTATTGAATTCCGCGGCTTTGCTCAGAAGGATGTTCAGGATCTGGCCGACAACGCGACGGTGCCGGTATGGAATGGTTTAACCACCGAATGGCATCCCACTCAGATGCTTGCTGACATTTTGACTATTCAGGAAGAGTTCGGCGATGATATCGCAGGTCGCACTCTTGTTTTCATGGGCGATGCAAAGAATAACGTTGCTCGTTCTCTCATGGTTGTATGCGCTAAGCTTGGCTTAAACTTTGTTGCTTGCGGGCCTAAGGATTGCATGCCGGGTGACGACGTGGTTGAGGCTTGCAAGCCTATTGCTGCAGACAATGGTTGCACCATCAAGCTGACGAGCGATGTGCGTGAAGGTGTTACCGGTGCTGATGTTATTTACACTGATGTGTGGGTATCCATGGGTGAACCTGATGAAGTGTGGGCAAGCCGTATTAAGGAACTTGAGGCATATCGCGTAACGAGAGATGTTATGGCTCTTGCTAAGCCTGAGGCTATCTTCCTGCACTGCTTGCCTGCCTTCCATGACACCAACACCACTATTGGTGCTGAAAAGGCTAAGCAGTTTGGTATTACCGAGATGGAAGTTACTGACGAGGTGTTTGAGGGCAAGCAGTCCCGCGTATTTGATGAAGCTGAAAACCGCATGCACACTATCAAGGCGGTTATGTACGCAACATTATCGTAA
- a CDS encoding arginine deiminase: MTGVNVKSEIGPLKKVILHRPGKELLNLTPDTLERLLFDDIPFLRVAQDEHDAFAQVLRDEGVEVVYLEDLMADVIRDNPALRDEFIAQWTQEAGIHTEKWQGIIRDYLNSEYADPKALVEKTMEGINLAELDVDRSGSLIDLVSSPTKMVVDPMPNLYFTRDPFAMVGTGVTVHRMYSVTRNRETLYGQYIFDNHPDFKGTPLYYRRDWAFHIEGGDVLNLNSHVLAVGISQRTEPDAIDTLARGIFADETSSIDTILAFDIPNSRAFMHLDTVFTQIDRDKFTIHPGILGPLTVFELTPAAGGEVSVKRLDSDLESILAKYVGCPVKLLQCGAGDRIAAEREQWNDGSNTLCIRPGTIAVYERNEVTNDFLYKQGLDLKVVPSAELSRGRGGPRCMSMPAWREDI, translated from the coding sequence ATGACCGGAGTCAACGTTAAGAGCGAGATCGGCCCGCTCAAGAAGGTCATCCTTCACCGGCCCGGCAAGGAGCTATTAAACCTCACCCCTGACACACTTGAGCGTCTGTTATTTGACGACATCCCGTTTCTGCGGGTAGCCCAAGACGAACATGACGCATTCGCACAGGTTTTGCGCGATGAGGGCGTCGAGGTTGTCTACCTTGAGGATCTCATGGCAGATGTCATTCGTGACAATCCTGCTCTGCGCGATGAGTTTATTGCTCAGTGGACCCAAGAGGCTGGTATTCATACCGAAAAGTGGCAAGGTATTATTCGTGATTACCTCAATAGCGAATATGCCGATCCTAAGGCATTGGTTGAAAAGACCATGGAAGGCATCAATTTAGCCGAACTTGATGTCGATCGCTCTGGCAGCCTTATCGACTTGGTGTCAAGCCCCACCAAGATGGTGGTTGACCCCATGCCAAACCTGTACTTCACCCGTGATCCCTTTGCTATGGTGGGCACGGGGGTAACTGTACATCGTATGTATTCGGTTACCCGCAATCGTGAGACCCTCTATGGTCAGTACATCTTTGACAATCATCCTGATTTCAAGGGCACACCGCTTTACTATCGTCGTGATTGGGCCTTCCACATTGAAGGCGGAGACGTTTTGAACTTGAACTCTCATGTATTGGCTGTTGGTATCTCTCAGCGTACCGAACCTGATGCTATTGACACGCTCGCTCGTGGCATCTTTGCCGATGAGACGAGCTCCATTGACACGATCCTTGCCTTTGATATTCCCAACTCTCGTGCGTTTATGCACCTCGATACGGTGTTTACACAGATCGACCGTGACAAGTTCACGATCCATCCGGGTATCTTAGGACCCTTAACCGTCTTTGAACTTACTCCTGCCGCAGGCGGAGAAGTATCCGTTAAGCGTCTCGATAGTGACCTTGAGAGCATCTTGGCTAAGTATGTTGGCTGCCCGGTTAAGCTTTTGCAGTGCGGTGCGGGCGATCGTATTGCTGCAGAGCGTGAGCAGTGGAACGACGGCTCAAATACCCTGTGCATCCGTCCGGGTACTATTGCGGTTTATGAGCGCAACGAGGTAACCAACGATTTTCTCTACAAGCAGGGTCTTGATCTGAAGGTCGTGCCCTCAGCTGAGCTCTCCCGCGGTCGTGGTGGCCCACGCTGCATGAGCATGCCCGCTTGGCGCGAGGATATCTAA
- a CDS encoding pyridoxamine 5'-phosphate oxidase family protein, translated as MRDMRRHRQLLDDAEAKHILADPTILHGVLAVKGEGGYPYAAPISFAWADGFLWIHTACAGQRYDALTTDEHVCFTVVAADKTNEQKYSADFLSVIVFGRAVLVQDEQEHYQGLKALCDKYLISWTDAERMEKSSNCRGTAVWRIEPDRITGKIGSTLLGRGKHG; from the coding sequence ATGCGTGATATGCGTCGGCATCGACAATTACTTGATGATGCGGAAGCAAAGCACATTCTCGCCGACCCAACAATCCTTCATGGAGTGCTTGCCGTAAAAGGGGAAGGGGGCTACCCCTATGCCGCTCCTATTTCATTTGCCTGGGCCGATGGCTTTTTATGGATACATACCGCCTGTGCTGGGCAGCGATATGATGCCCTTACTACCGATGAGCATGTGTGCTTTACGGTCGTTGCTGCTGATAAAACGAACGAGCAGAAATATTCAGCCGACTTTTTGAGCGTTATCGTCTTTGGACGAGCCGTTCTTGTGCAGGATGAACAGGAACACTATCAGGGACTGAAAGCGCTTTGTGATAAATATCTCATCAGCTGGACTGATGCAGAGCGAATGGAAAAGTCATCAAATTGCCGTGGTACGGCAGTATGGCGTATAGAACCCGATCGTATTACAGGAAAAATTGGCAGTACGCTTCTAGGTAGGGGGAAGCACGGCTAA
- a CDS encoding SPFH domain-containing protein, whose product MLSLLALLPIVLFITVVICLPLGIYIVPQQNSVVIERLGKFNRITGPGIHLLIPVVERKATCLSMKTGKLSFRLDAKTSDNVTIVLEVSAQYHVDYDNGNGNAVQSGVYRAFYMLADPISQMQDYLSDALRSSIPAYTLDDVFSKKDDIARDVNANVAGTMQSYGWTLVSTLITGINLPTSVEKSMNDINAAQRQREAAQSLADADKIKRVTSAQAEAEAMEKTGRGIAAQRIAIAQGIKDSLDTIKESGVSEAEANELFLYTQFTEMMTTFAKEGRASTVVLPTDFNESRSMFQQMLAAHQVHDNTRGEK is encoded by the coding sequence ATGTTATCATTGCTTGCATTACTTCCAATAGTGCTCTTTATTACGGTAGTTATTTGTTTGCCACTCGGTATTTATATCGTGCCACAGCAAAATTCTGTGGTAATTGAACGTCTTGGCAAGTTCAATCGTATTACAGGTCCTGGCATCCATTTGCTTATTCCAGTGGTTGAGCGCAAGGCAACTTGTCTCTCCATGAAGACGGGGAAACTTAGTTTCCGTCTCGATGCCAAGACATCCGATAATGTGACAATCGTGCTCGAAGTGTCTGCTCAGTATCATGTCGATTATGACAATGGCAATGGAAATGCTGTGCAATCGGGCGTGTATCGGGCATTCTACATGTTGGCCGATCCGATTTCTCAGATGCAGGACTATCTGTCGGATGCATTGCGCTCTTCCATACCGGCATATACGCTTGATGATGTCTTTAGTAAAAAGGACGATATTGCGCGTGATGTCAATGCTAACGTGGCGGGCACTATGCAGAGCTATGGCTGGACACTAGTATCCACGCTTATTACGGGTATTAACTTGCCAACTTCAGTTGAGAAATCAATGAACGATATCAATGCGGCGCAGCGCCAGCGCGAAGCTGCGCAGTCACTAGCTGATGCCGATAAGATTAAACGCGTGACGAGTGCTCAAGCTGAAGCAGAGGCTATGGAAAAGACCGGCCGTGGCATTGCTGCTCAGCGCATTGCTATTGCGCAGGGTATTAAGGATTCGCTTGATACCATTAAAGAATCGGGTGTAAGTGAAGCAGAGGCAAACGAGCTGTTCCTCTATACGCAGTTTACTGAAATGATGACTACCTTTGCTAAGGAAGGCCGTGCCTCTACAGTGGTACTTCCAACCGATTTCAATGAGTCACGATCAATGTTCCAGCAGATGCTTGCTGCACATCAGGTACATGACAACACGCGCGGTGAAAAATAA
- a CDS encoding sodium-dependent transporter, protein MRIPYKSLENSKDVIPIATEEESSIRNNPASRERFASRLGFIFISAGCAIGLGNVWRFPYITGEYGGAAFVLLYLVFLVILGLPVMVMEFAVGRASQKSSALAFDTLQPSKRWHWFSWWGYIGCFVLMMFYTTVGGWMLSYIFRIGSGEFNNASADAVGAAFTSSLGDPIVQVGWMLASVIIGFIVCSFGLQKGVERITKVMMGALLAILIVLVIRAVTLPGAQAGLEFYLIPDFSHLFAGSTPQEQWGTFGDAVYAAMGQAFFTLSLGISAMEVFGSYIGKERSLTGEALRICGLDTFVAIMAGLIIFPACFAFGVNPGQGPSLVFVTLPSIFNQMPLGQLWGALFFVFMSFAALSTIIAVFENLISFAMDKWNWSRKQAVWRTALMVTVLSVPCALGFNVWSGVTIPAIGDIQSIEDFIVSNNLLPLGSLLYVVFCVTRGGWGWKGFLAEADAGEGVRFPAWARGWISFGIPALIIVILVMGYAPKIAIWAGLS, encoded by the coding sequence ATGCGCATTCCATATAAAAGCCTAGAGAACAGCAAGGATGTGATTCCCATCGCCACCGAAGAAGAATCATCTATCAGGAACAATCCCGCTTCGCGTGAACGATTCGCCAGTCGCCTCGGTTTTATTTTTATTTCCGCAGGTTGTGCCATTGGTTTAGGTAACGTATGGCGTTTCCCCTATATTACTGGCGAGTATGGTGGCGCTGCTTTTGTATTGCTGTACCTGGTCTTTCTCGTGATTCTTGGTCTGCCGGTAATGGTGATGGAATTTGCGGTGGGTCGTGCGAGCCAGAAGAGTTCGGCGCTTGCGTTTGACACACTGCAGCCAAGTAAGCGGTGGCATTGGTTTTCCTGGTGGGGCTATATTGGCTGCTTCGTGTTGATGATGTTCTACACTACAGTGGGCGGCTGGATGCTCTCGTATATTTTTCGAATTGGCTCGGGCGAATTCAACAATGCATCTGCCGATGCGGTTGGCGCTGCCTTTACCTCATCGTTGGGGGATCCTATCGTGCAGGTTGGCTGGATGCTTGCCTCCGTCATTATTGGTTTTATCGTCTGCAGCTTTGGCTTGCAGAAGGGTGTTGAACGTATTACCAAGGTAATGATGGGCGCTCTGCTAGCTATTCTTATCGTGCTTGTTATTCGCGCTGTTACTTTACCAGGCGCACAGGCTGGTCTCGAGTTTTATTTGATTCCCGATTTCAGCCACCTTTTTGCCGGTAGTACACCACAGGAACAATGGGGAACCTTCGGTGATGCGGTCTACGCCGCCATGGGACAGGCTTTCTTCACACTTTCGCTTGGTATTTCTGCAATGGAAGTCTTTGGTAGTTATATTGGCAAAGAGCGTTCACTGACGGGGGAAGCTCTTCGCATCTGCGGACTTGATACCTTCGTGGCTATTATGGCGGGACTCATTATCTTTCCAGCTTGCTTTGCCTTTGGGGTAAATCCTGGTCAGGGTCCATCACTTGTATTTGTCACCCTGCCGAGCATTTTTAATCAGATGCCATTAGGGCAGCTGTGGGGTGCGCTGTTCTTTGTGTTTATGAGCTTTGCGGCACTCTCAACCATCATCGCGGTTTTTGAAAACCTTATCAGTTTTGCGATGGATAAATGGAACTGGTCGCGTAAGCAGGCCGTTTGGCGAACCGCGCTTATGGTGACCGTCTTAAGTGTGCCGTGTGCTCTCGGATTCAATGTGTGGTCAGGCGTTACTATACCGGCAATTGGTGATATCCAGTCCATCGAGGACTTCATTGTGTCAAACAATCTACTGCCGCTTGGTAGTCTTTTGTACGTAGTGTTTTGCGTGACGCGCGGTGGTTGGGGCTGGAAGGGCTTTCTGGCTGAAGCTGACGCGGGCGAGGGTGTGCGGTTCCCCGCATGGGCACGTGGATGGATTTCATTTGGTATACCAGCACTCATTATTGTTATTCTTGTTATGGGGTATGCGCCCAAGATTGCTATCTGGGCTGGCTTATCGTAG
- a CDS encoding B3/B4 domain-containing protein: protein MQKFIAEQSFWDLFPDASIGILVVRNMKTADEITAADREVIVNLLRTSNAQADQYLESNTISENSVVAIWRDAYRRFKTKKGVRCSLESLLKRVLKGNPVGSITPSVDLYNALSLKYAFPVGGEDVDSFVGNVRLGITEGGDAFQPIGEDADDPTLAGELCYRDDAGAICRCFNWRDGVRTALQDDSRNAILITENLDPARRNELDTMVDEFARLLQTYFGAEIVAREIIDRDNPEMIIVP from the coding sequence ATGCAAAAATTTATTGCTGAACAGTCTTTTTGGGATTTATTTCCCGATGCTTCTATTGGCATTCTCGTGGTGCGCAACATGAAGACAGCTGACGAGATTACTGCGGCGGATCGCGAGGTTATCGTGAATCTTTTGCGTACCTCCAATGCGCAGGCCGATCAGTATCTCGAAAGTAACACGATATCTGAAAATTCGGTTGTCGCTATTTGGCGCGATGCCTATCGGCGCTTCAAAACAAAAAAGGGTGTCCGTTGTTCACTTGAAAGCCTGCTCAAACGGGTGCTCAAGGGTAATCCGGTTGGCAGTATTACGCCTTCAGTTGATCTGTATAATGCGCTGTCATTAAAGTATGCCTTCCCTGTAGGAGGCGAAGATGTTGACTCGTTTGTCGGTAATGTGCGTCTTGGAATAACCGAAGGGGGCGATGCTTTTCAACCTATTGGTGAAGACGCTGACGATCCTACCCTTGCAGGAGAATTGTGCTATCGCGACGACGCGGGCGCTATCTGTCGTTGTTTTAATTGGCGCGATGGTGTACGCACTGCTCTTCAGGATGATTCTCGTAACGCAATACTTATTACCGAAAACCTCGATCCAGCTCGGCGAAACGAACTCGATACGATGGTCGATGAATTTGCTCGGTTGCTTCAGACATACTTCGGTGCAGAAATCGTAGCTCGTGAGATTATTGATAGGGATAATCCGGAGATGATAATCGTTCCTTGA
- a CDS encoding nitroreductase family protein encodes MNLKEAVRERHAVRAYSPTPLSADLLDRLQAEVGACNEEGSLHLQLVRDNPAAFNSFSARYGHFEGVRSYLCCVGAKSDTLEQRIGYYGERIVLLARTLGIDSCWVAMTYSKRNAACVVRKRERLVCVITLGFGKTHGVEHRSKDRAECFSVPAGMQIPAWFNEGIDAAMLAPTAMNRQKFHISLLKDGTVCAQSTARGSMSKIDLGIVKYHFEVGAAPQIVHWNCTKNNK; translated from the coding sequence ATGAATCTGAAAGAAGCGGTACGTGAGCGGCATGCAGTACGTGCCTACTCACCGACTCCCCTATCGGCTGACTTACTTGATCGCTTGCAAGCAGAAGTTGGTGCTTGCAATGAAGAAGGATCACTCCATCTACAACTTGTCCGCGATAATCCCGCTGCTTTCAATTCGTTTTCAGCTCGCTATGGTCATTTTGAAGGGGTACGTTCATACCTCTGCTGTGTTGGCGCAAAGTCAGACACGCTTGAACAGCGCATTGGGTATTACGGCGAGCGTATAGTACTGCTTGCACGCACGCTTGGTATCGACAGCTGTTGGGTTGCCATGACCTATAGCAAACGCAACGCCGCCTGTGTAGTACGCAAAAGAGAACGCCTTGTGTGCGTTATTACGCTTGGCTTTGGAAAAACCCATGGTGTTGAGCATCGTTCAAAGGACCGTGCCGAGTGTTTTAGTGTTCCAGCTGGCATGCAAATACCTGCCTGGTTCAATGAAGGTATCGATGCCGCAATGCTTGCACCAACTGCAATGAATCGCCAGAAGTTCCACATCAGCCTTCTTAAAGACGGAACGGTCTGTGCACAGTCAACCGCACGAGGATCAATGTCCAAAATCGATCTTGGTATTGTTAAGTACCACTTCGAGGTCGGCGCGGCACCCCAAATCGTTCATTGGAATTGCACGAAGAATAATAAGTAG